ttaaaataaagtttgggttggagatgctcttatattGTATAGTcgatttgatttatatattgaaaactgGTCAATTCggtttttaaatcatatatatatatatgtatatataaactgAACCCATCAAAGGAAATATATGCTGTAAATATTTGTAATTCTGCCAAATTAATTTGTTCACATACGTTttgctaaaaataaaaaaattgttcacaTACGTGTATTGGATGCATCGCCTTATTGTATTATATACATGTAATGTACAATTGTACATGCATTTTCTACATAGTTTATATGATGTATATACATCatgaataaatgtaaaaatgCATTATATTTTTAGTTGGACTACCGACttcccacaaaaaaaaaaacactgacCAATAATAATGTAATTAGTGCTGTGGTCATTTGCTGGTGGGAGTTTCCACATTAAATGCTTTTAACTCAGATTTATTGTCCGTACGCAATCGAAGAGCGAGGTGAACATTTAATGGCATATGATGGTGTGATGATGCGTTTGGACAAAGGAAGAACGACACATTCGCTACAGCggtaaaagtaaaaaataatcttttaaaCAAAAGAATCATTATCAAATGATGTAATTTTCCACCGGACTGAACTGTATGTTCTAATAAGCTGTTCTTTTGAACATACTGTTATGTTTGATGGGGCCATTCTCATTTACTGCTGGACCGGTTTGACTTGTAATTAATTGTAACCCACGGTAAATATTAAGTAGGAATCTTGtagtaatataaatattaaaagttaaagAAATTAAAGTAGAAAATACtctatttgtttcattttaagtgtCGTTTTGGGTTTGTGCACatattaaggaaacaattaattttatatatttcttatataaaaatatatttatctatacacctaaccatatttcaaccaatagaaaaataaattgtttaataaaattaataaattttttattgaaagttaaaaaattacacttattttgtaacgaaaaaaatcttctacaacgacacttaatatgaaactgAAGAAGTATGTTTTTGTTTAAAGGTGCAAAACTGGTGATATAAGTCTACGAGTGATGCAACTTGGAAGCAATAATTCCACATTTTATAAGCAGTTATTGATTTATATGATTCTGAGTTCCTGAGTGTATACTAGTATGAGATGTGGTATTTATCAGAACACAACAATTAATATATCAGAATGTTAGTATTTATTTAGTGCTTTAGACAATCCACAATCCTAGTATGAATCTAAAATGACGAGAGGGATGCATTGAATACAACAGACTGGGCAAGCATGACACGTGTCCATTTCCATATGTCGTTGTATGAAAAGTCAACTTACTCCAGTTGATTACCACCATTCTTTTgttctaatcaaaacaaaacacctTTCGTGTCTTTTGAGAAACACTTTTAATTCTTCTAGAACAATACACAAGAAACTTTACGCATGGTAAGATACAAAGTTAATCAACCCTTTTCACCTCATTAATAAATCAGTTATTACGTCAATTGAGTAGTCTTTTATTTATCAAGTGCAGATATACTATCTAATTTTACaaccattaaaatttttttgaacTAGATAATAAAGATATAATATAATGCATAAGCAAGATAACAACTTTGAATAGTTCTCCTCTGCTTGTAAATTGTAATTCGATTTGAATTAAATAGTACAAGGTTTTTATTGCTAATAAGTGGTTAATAGTTCAAAAATAAATGGATACAGAAATTATGTGTCCGGACTTATTATATTAGAAAATACTCTTtccgtttcaaaataatacatatttttagaattttcacactttttaataaaacatattaaaacttagttattactgcatattttttttaaatttttaattttctatacatttaagccaataaaaagtttaaaaacgCATTAATGTTCTTGAGCTTCacaatttatcattattaattgataaaaattgcactgaaaatataaaaaatattttttttgaaataatttttttctctctagaatatgcattttttagaaaaaaatggagGGAGTACTACTTTGTAGAAGTAATAGTAAATCAACTAAAAATCCCAAACTTGAACAAAATGATCTCTGTTGTATAGAAAACGAGAGAAACAAACCAAtcttttttaaacttttttttttcatttgtctTCATCTAATCTCTCTGTCTTAATGTATTTCACTGTGTAAGACTTAAATATCTGATTTTACAAgcaacatttttaaaaaagaagaagcaaatacTGTTATTACATTTAGCCAAGAAGAATGTAAATGAAGATAGTGATGTTTGGAAAGAGTAGTGTACTTGCTACATGTAATGAATAGAACAATTGATTAAACAAATGTACTagaaccaaataatttttttaaaaaatgggaaGTTGAAATCTTACCTTTGGATCTCAATAATTTAATACTCAGTAGTAAAAAAGGGAGAAGGGGAAGAAAAGGACAGAAGGCATGCAAAATGAAGGCAGACCAAGTTAGGGTAAAGATAAAAGCTGCTTGCAACCTTTTTTTACCTTCCCCCATTGTTTTTACAGAAGAATAGGGGACCAACAGGAAAATACCAAACCTAtcgaatttttaatttattgttacatttttgtattttttagaaaatgaaaaaaaatgcaaaaggGAATATAATTAAGTGGCGAAACTCAAGACTAACAAAAGTAGAAGAAAGAAGAACAACACGCGAGATCTATCAAACATCTTTACTTATCCGAGGGAGGGGAGGGGAGGGGAGTTTTCGTATGATTGCGTCTTCGTCTCTTAATTCAACGTTTGTAGCCGTTCGATAACAATCTCTCAATCCGATCTAGATTACGATCGTTTTTGTGGGGAGTATTGGAATCGGTGAATGAGATCGTGGTttcatcttttaattaaggTAAACCTCAGAGTTTGGAGTCCTGTTTCATTTTCACTGTTTTGTCGGTGGGTGAGATCCGATTGCTTTCAATCGGCATTGTTGTGAGATATATCTAAGAGTGTCGGTGAGGAGAGAATGAGGAGATTCGTGGTCTTCGTTTCCATGCTTGCTGTTTCATTTTTAACGGTTTCGTTTCATTTAAAGTTTCGAGCTTTGCATTTATGGCGACCTTGAAGTGATGATGcgtttcccttttttttttttttttttctcttcaggGGAAGACAAGTGTAGGATGAAGACTTTAAATGCATAGGAATCGAAGTTAAATGCATTCTTAAGCCCCACCTTAAGAGCAGATctggattcttttttttttttttttcctggctCTCTGCTCCATTTCCGACACAAAATCAAGATGGTGATATGATTACTCTGTTGTGGTAGAATTTATCGAGAACAACAACACAAAGGTTAAGTTTTTTTACGTTCTAtgttactgttttttttttttgttaatggaTTTGTTGTAATCGCTGCTTTAGTTTAATTTCTCATTCTTTGACTAACCGTTACTCTCTGTTCCTGCAGGTTTGTATTATTGTCTCACAAGTGATGGTCGTATAACTCAAAAGCACATGCATGTCCTCTCTATCCGCTTTGCATCAACCAGAATCTTTCCCTTTTGATCGAGATATGTCAGGTACACaatttgttgttgtttgttataaattattcCCTGTGGATGACATAACAGTAACACAAGCAAGATAGATATTGAGACTTTGTCTGATACTTATTTTGATTTGACTTTTTCAAGGAGTTGAAGAAAATGGAGCCCTTGACGAAATCAGGGAGAGAAGATCAGACTTTGAAATCtctgaagaagatgaaagacgCCGCTCAAAGATCGGGAGTTTGAAGAAGAAGGCCATTAACGCTTCCACCAAGTTCACTCATTCTCTGAAGAAAAGAGGGAAAAAGAAGATTGACTACCGGTTTCCTCCAGTTGTCTCTATTGAAGATGTAAGggatgagaaagaagagagcGTTGTGCTTGAGTTCCGCCGTAACCTTCTCGAGAGAGACTTGTTACCTCCTAGACATGATGAGTACCATACTCTTCTCAGGTTACTTCATTTTGTCCTTCTTAAGTTTACATTGTGATGTGTTGTTAAAGGGGTTGTCACAGCTAAATAActcttcattttaaaaatatagatttttgaaAGCGAGGGATTTCAACATTGAAAAAACCATCCAGATGTGGGAAGACATGCTTAGATGGAGAAAAGAGTATGGGACAGATACCATATTAGAGGTAAGGAAGCCATTGATTTAAGCTGGAAACCAGCTTTGTTTGTTGCTCTATATAATATTAGTTGGATTCaagatcaaatatttttatgtagGATTTTGAATTTCAAGAACTGGAAGAAGTTCTGCAATACTATCCTCAAGGCTATCATGGAGTTGACAAGGAAGGAAGACCTGTCTACATTGAAAGGCTTGGAAAAGCTCATCCCTCCAAGCTTATGCGTATCACCACCATTGACAGATATCTAAAATACCATGTGCAAGAGTTTGAGAGAGCTCTCCTTGAGAAATTCCCTGCATGCTCCATTGCAGCAAAGCGTCGAATCTTTTCCACGACTACAATACTGGATGTGCAAGGACTGGTATTTAATTTAAGCTATGCTTTGAAGCAGACCTTGCTCTTTTAGTGCATCCACATTCTTAGCTATGGAGTGTCTCATGTTTAATCACAGGGCATGAAGAATTTTTCACAAACAGCTGTGAATCTTGTGGCTGCCATGTCGAAGATAGACAACAGCTACTACCCTGAGGTACTTTAGTTTCTCAATTTATATCTACATCGCATATACATACCAGGTTGTTTCaaaccatcaatttttttttgcagacttTGCACAGAATGTTCATTGTAAATGCTGGAACAGGtttcaagaagatgctttggcCTGCTGCTCAGAAGTTTCTTGACGCAAAGACCATTGCAAAGATACATGTACTGCTCTCAACCTAGTTAATTTTCTCTTTACCCAATTATTGCCATGTGTACTTTATTCTTATTTCTGATGCTGCAGGTACTAGACCCCAGATCTTTATCCAAATTACACGAAGTCATTGATTCAAGGTAGTTTGTTTTCCATTCAAATCAGATATCATTTGAAACCAATACTTACCAGATCCAAATGGTCTGTGCTTGTAGTCAATTGCCAGACTTCCTCGGAGGTTCATGCTCTTGCTTTGGCGAGGGAGGGTGTCTTCGCTCTAACAAAGGACCCTGGAATGATCCTGAAATAATGAAGGTCTTTTATAACTTTCTATCAACTTCATAATGAATATCTACatctttttttataatttaatctgTATTTTTACATGAAACTGATTTTAGATAATGTGCTTTGTATCAGCTTCTCTACCATGGAGAATCATCACTCTTTAGGCAAATCAGTAGGAAGCTGAGTGACCCGCAGAATTCTTCTTCATCCTACATAAGTATACATCCATCAAAGGTAAATGGCACTTTCAAGCCAATATCTATGTTCTAGAACTTATTTTTTGACGAATCAGCTTTGAACTTTTAGGCTATGCAAGCTGAGAGTTCAGCAGCAGAATCTGAATCATGTTCTGATGTTCCTACTTCTCTAACTGGAAGAATGTGCTCAGCCTCTGCTCATGTGAATCCAGTTTCTGAGGATGTGAGTTATTTGTTGTGTTGGTACATTTGTGTCACAGCACCACTCTAGTTTCATAACACTGACTGGAGCAATATGATCTATGTAGCAGGCTAGGGCATCAGATGTTAACGGCTATTATAGTTGCGATGACAAGTTTGACATACCTAACATAGCTACAAACCGAAAAGGACAAGAAAGGCAATCCCATTACCAAATGATCGAACTCAATCAAGCAACACTCGGTTTAAAACGTGAAACATCTCCACCAGGTTATACTTCAGGCTTTGCTGTTAATCAAACGGCCCTTAGCGTTGAAAATCACGAATTCCGCAAATAGTTTTCTCACATGTTAAATTTCATCTTCCAGGTACTCCCATCATCCGATGGCTTCACGATTTAAGGGGAACAATGGACATCATAAGAACTGAGAACGTAGCGAAAAGAATACTTGCGTTGTTGCTGAAACTAGCAGCAGTTTTTCGTTGTATCCCGTTTCAGATTTTGAGGAGGAAGAATACCATTACTCCTTCAATTCCAACGGAAGATGAGAACAGGAGCAGACTCATCTCAGCTCCCACAGAGACCACAATGAAAGACAAGATTCGTCCCTGTTTGGAACGTATTCAGGAACTGGAGAAAGTGTACGAGGAAATGAGGAACAAACCGGTTGAGATTCCGGTAGAGAAGGAGAGAATGCTGATGGATTCTCTAGACAGAATCAAATCGGTTGAGTTTGATCTTGTGAAAACAAAGCGGGTAATAATATGCTGCCTGCTTTTCCTTAATTCGTTTCTCACAAGCTCTGCATAATTGTAGCTTGgaattgacattttttttttcatttggttgCAGGTTTTGCACGCTACAGTGGTGAAACAGATGGAAATAACTGAAATGCTGGAAAGTTTACGAGAGTCCCAGCTTCACGTAAGTTTAAGTCCCCCCTAGGTTGATTATCTGTAGTGAAGAATATTGAGATTGAGCTAACACCCATAGATTGTTCTATTTTGTGCAGAGAAGAAGATTGTTCTGTTAGAAAAAAACAGAAGACAACATCTTCTGCTGAGTTTTTGCATAAATACAACTCCAGACGTCTGCACATACAGAGAAAGAGAACATATTTTCTAAAAGAAGAATCTTCTTTATATTCTTACTCCTCTAACTTGGGCCACACgccattttgtttattttctcatAGGTCCATCTACTTCCACTTCTTTAAGTTagaaaaaaggagaagaagaagatagggACAGAGAAATTCTTTGATGGTTTAGAATGTAGATTTGAGATGAGAGTTCTGAGTATAAAAGCTGATTTCAAAGCCTTTTGTTGTAATCAGAGTAGAGAAGAAACTAGActagaaaaaaacaagaaaagtgTGAGATCCTGTTTAAGGTTATGAACTTATGATAATGAAAAACACAACGAGTCTCTCTTTATTTGGTTAATAACATgaaagcaagaagaaaagaggTTGTGAAGAAGTATAATAGCCATTATTATTTAGGATCTAGTGGTTTGTCCGCgcgaatttcaaaaatattttatttatcatttttcatGATTTGATTATGATgtatgaaatattatttatttatttaatttatttaattttacttttatcatTTTccagttgaaatttgttttatgaTACGATATCCAGCTTTATTTTAGTTGTAGTTAACCAAATTTCATAAATGAAAAAGTTTTAGTGaagatattttcatttaacgatatatattaatttatctatTTGTTTTAAGTAAGCCCATAGTTGagataattttatttctattctTTTTGTGCTTCTCTGAtcatttatactatatatatatattattttttaatatccttattagtatttgatttttgctcgaagagtttttaaaaatgaagaaataatgttgggaaaactgtttttttagagcaaaaaaatggtaactatgtccctttagactaatctatattttgtgtcatattttcctataacaccctttaatatttttgaaaataaatttaataaataattttacaaacaaaaaaattttggaaaaatagtaacttttgataaactacctatatgaacttagtgatattttttccagttataaaaaagttaaaattataaatttcatattatgttctaaataaagtagaaatgacattctacgaagtagaaaacgaaatccactttttccattgaatctacaatgtttagaatacgtgatctacgtaaataggagtattctaaaaatatttagaatacacattccgcgcttaacctatcattctaaaatctttagaaatcaaaatctacacattaatataaatctaaaacacgtagaaactgacttctacagatttactataaatctaaaacatgtagaaatcaaaatctaaacattactataattctaaaaaactgtagaaaccgatttctacatattagttgtattctacggataaaaaatcagttcctaaaaatatggaaacaaaatatttgggaatattcacttttatattttgaaaaaaaaaatcgattttaaaaaaaaaataaaaaaacgaaaaaggaacaaaaaaataaaaaaaaaacgaaaaaaaataaaaaaattataattttaagggcattactgccattttgaaaaaaattagtctaatagGACATAAATTAGTATAGATTAGTATAAAaggacatagttaccatttttttgctctaaaaaaacaattttcccaataatgttttatattctacaAATTTATTTAGATTTCTTGTCTATATTGCGACTCGCTTGTCCTTCCCGGCTGCAGTGTGATCACTGGTTTGTAAGGTTGATTGGACAAAGGTTGAACCCTTTTGAGTTTTGAATGTTATCATCAATAATACAGAAGATCATGACTATCAACGGGGAGAGTATATTCTACCTATGGATTTGTTTTAATCCTTTGGAAATAAAACTTATTCAaacttatataataaattaaattcataatattgatagatatttgaaaacaaatgatgaatttttttttcattagtaAGGTTTTATTGTTCTctgacttttattttttataagttttggttttcaataatatttttaagtaattttgttCTTGCTGTGTATTTCACGATCTGTTTTCTTGTTATAAAcgcaaaatataaatatttatatgctaatattttttataataattagtttaattttttcctAGTTCAAAGTTTATATTACAATCTTCAAAATATTAGGAGAgactaattattttcaaaaatttatggaTTATTTAGTGTACAGATACCTCATAATAAATTGAGATTATATGTGTTATGGTTCATTTAAAGCATCAAAATTTCACTAAACAATATAAccattgttttaataattttgggCATTTGGCGTTGAACTTCGGGTGGTTGGGTGGTCTCCGTCGCCTGAGTGTTCGTCGATGGCAACTTATGTTTGGACATCACATCCCAGCGCCGGCATTTGTCTTTGATAAATGATGGTATTGTTGTTCAATT
The sequence above is drawn from the Brassica napus cultivar Da-Ae chromosome A8, Da-Ae, whole genome shotgun sequence genome and encodes:
- the LOC106354089 gene encoding phosphatidylinositol/phosphatidylcholine transfer protein SFH13 isoform X3 gives rise to the protein MSSLSALHQPESFPFDRDMSGVEENGALDEIRERRSDFEISEEDERRRSKIGSLKKKAINASTKFTHSLKKRGKKKIDYRFPPVVSIEDVRDEKEESVVLEFRRNLLERDLLPPRHDEYHTLLRFLKARDFNIEKTIQMWEDMLRWRKEYGTDTILEDFEFQELEEVLQYYPQGYHGVDKEGRPVYIERLGKAHPSKLMRITTIDRYLKYHVQEFERALLEKFPACSIAAKRRIFSTTTILDVQGLGMKNFSQTAVNLVAAMSKIDNSYYPETLHRMFIVNAGTGFKKMLWPAAQKFLDAKTIAKIHVLDPRSLSKLHEVIDSSQLPDFLGGSCSCFGEGGCLRSNKGPWNDPEIMKLLYHGESSLFRQISRKLSDPQNSSSSYISIHPSKAMQAESSAAESESCSDVPTSLTGRMCSASAHVNPVSEDQARASDVNGYYSCDDKFDIPNIATNRKGQERQSHYQMIELNQATLGLKRTPIIRWLHDLRGTMDIIRTENVAKRILALLLKLAAVFRCIPFQILRRKNTITPSIPTEDENRSRLISAPTETTMKDKIRPCLERIQELEKVYEEMRNKPVEIPVEKERMLMDSLDRIKSVEFDLVKTKRVLHATVVKQMEITEMLESLRESQLHRRRLFC
- the LOC106354089 gene encoding phosphatidylinositol/phosphatidylcholine transfer protein SFH13 isoform X2 translates to MSSLSALHQPESFPFDRDMSGVEENGALDEIRERRSDFEISEEDERRRSKIGSLKKKAINASTKFTHSLKKRGKKKIDYRFPPVVSIEDVRDEKEESVVLEFRRNLLERDLLPPRHDEYHTLLRFLKARDFNIEKTIQMWEDMLRWRKEYGTDTILEDFEFQELEEVLQYYPQGYHGVDKEGRPVYIERLGKAHPSKLMRITTIDRYLKYHVQEFERALLEKFPACSIAAKRRIFSTTTILDVQGLGMKNFSQTAVNLVAAMSKIDNSYYPETLHRMFIVNAGTGFKKMLWPAAQKFLDAKTIAKIHVLDPRSLSKLHEVIDSSQLPDFLGGSCSCFGEGGCLRSNKGPWNDPEIMKLLYHGESSLFRQISRKLSDPQNSSSSYISIHPSKAMQAESSAAESESCSDVPTSLTGRMCSASAHVNPVSEDARASDVNGYYSCDDKFDIPNIATNRKGQERQSHYQMIELNQATLGLKRETSPPGTPIIRWLHDLRGTMDIIRTENVAKRILALLLKLAAVFRCIPFQILRRKNTITPSIPTEDENRSRLISAPTETTMKDKIRPCLERIQELEKVYEEMRNKPVEIPVEKERMLMDSLDRIKSVEFDLVKTKRVLHATVVKQMEITEMLESLRESQLHRRRLFC
- the LOC106354089 gene encoding phosphatidylinositol/phosphatidylcholine transfer protein SFH13 isoform X4 — protein: MSSLSALHQPESFPFDRDMSGVEENGALDEIRERRSDFEISEEDERRRSKIGSLKKKAINASTKFTHSLKKRGKKKIDYRFPPVVSIEDVRDEKEESVVLEFRRNLLERDLLPPRHDEYHTLLRFLKARDFNIEKTIQMWEDMLRWRKEYGTDTILEDFEFQELEEVLQYYPQGYHGVDKEGRPVYIERLGKAHPSKLMRITTIDRYLKYHVQEFERALLEKFPACSIAAKRRIFSTTTILDVQGLGMKNFSQTAVNLVAAMSKIDNSYYPETLHRMFIVNAGTGFKKMLWPAAQKFLDAKTIAKIHVLDPRSLSKLHEVIDSSQLPDFLGGSCSCFGEGGCLRSNKGPWNDPEIMKLLYHGESSLFRQISRKLSDPQNSSSSYISIHPSKAMQAESSAAESESCSDVPTSLTGRMCSASAHVNPVSEDARASDVNGYYSCDDKFDIPNIATNRKGQERQSHYQMIELNQATLGLKRTPIIRWLHDLRGTMDIIRTENVAKRILALLLKLAAVFRCIPFQILRRKNTITPSIPTEDENRSRLISAPTETTMKDKIRPCLERIQELEKVYEEMRNKPVEIPVEKERMLMDSLDRIKSVEFDLVKTKRVLHATVVKQMEITEMLESLRESQLHRRRLFC
- the LOC106354089 gene encoding phosphatidylinositol/phosphatidylcholine transfer protein SFH13 isoform X1 codes for the protein MSSLSALHQPESFPFDRDMSGVEENGALDEIRERRSDFEISEEDERRRSKIGSLKKKAINASTKFTHSLKKRGKKKIDYRFPPVVSIEDVRDEKEESVVLEFRRNLLERDLLPPRHDEYHTLLRFLKARDFNIEKTIQMWEDMLRWRKEYGTDTILEDFEFQELEEVLQYYPQGYHGVDKEGRPVYIERLGKAHPSKLMRITTIDRYLKYHVQEFERALLEKFPACSIAAKRRIFSTTTILDVQGLGMKNFSQTAVNLVAAMSKIDNSYYPETLHRMFIVNAGTGFKKMLWPAAQKFLDAKTIAKIHVLDPRSLSKLHEVIDSSQLPDFLGGSCSCFGEGGCLRSNKGPWNDPEIMKLLYHGESSLFRQISRKLSDPQNSSSSYISIHPSKAMQAESSAAESESCSDVPTSLTGRMCSASAHVNPVSEDQARASDVNGYYSCDDKFDIPNIATNRKGQERQSHYQMIELNQATLGLKRETSPPGTPIIRWLHDLRGTMDIIRTENVAKRILALLLKLAAVFRCIPFQILRRKNTITPSIPTEDENRSRLISAPTETTMKDKIRPCLERIQELEKVYEEMRNKPVEIPVEKERMLMDSLDRIKSVEFDLVKTKRVLHATVVKQMEITEMLESLRESQLHRRRLFC